The following coding sequences are from one Capsicum annuum cultivar UCD-10X-F1 chromosome 3, UCD10Xv1.1, whole genome shotgun sequence window:
- the LOC107861656 gene encoding DNA glycosylase/AP lyase ROS1 isoform X1 codes for MEMELGNADKEELEKVAFFTPVTPYKSELPRAEFSSINIAGFNKFVSASSSCNSQKKDEEVSAVIGGRSKFLCQNLDSDFKSVSMAPSTPMKKGNPLETQSGTLDLNERPLKKPKRKKHKPKIYDESKPKKTPKPKIKTSTPKSGKSKASARTKKKLEKDCDKVSDDLSGYAYMQTPISKIPETIAESVVLQVSTPQPEILELAIPATSSPELEHDILTDLGHSLKSCRRALNFNLENENDVISVGAEEVARCHVTHSNNSKFLTNPLDGVNELPVDTNSSIDLEDNLEAESTSQTKQGNDPNIYQDGDRACQYHFLKVYTRRNKFKTDLMPLAGNEADVYQNKTSCQDHFLKVFKRRTRGNIGSASLAGNEAISQNDHKEAQDKDKGWNALNTNTKYKVTSGARRTCRGRGRKRVAKKHVPIAKSSFTISKRVTRRNSEIAHGDTCFSTMNSRQTVKLKSHFVRKVLPTENQINAAMADPESFECVFSLSPIVNSRRKRSIHPKRTKSACREEDTELEPLSLALTLSPLVMCKRKRSKNCKRSTAILDSICPESEISAISGIESFTDKRPQISACNEIQECWQHENWWHQTDKSSCNDIQECPQHEDLWPRSDKSACIDVQNWQQHEDLWPWIDKSACNELQERSQLDDLWPKTECSIDSKSLDKLIQRFEKLKVCDKRACKGRTTTNQKRTSNNTGQLVLRNPFGPIIAHKGKDKPRKKLPKVDIDMESMRVFNLLIENGGEIDEDLDKEKEMWWEEQRKIFEGRAASFIARMRLVLGDRRFSPWKGSVVDSVIGVYLTQNVSDNLSSNAFMLLASAFPLQNKQEVTTQQGQAVAITEGMPNSFDREVSADEKDLGFSGSCFSSMSKCISSTDETSSLDDRNTPECLTTPYSHLSHTGDCMNERLHGTRKEENLGDESTSGSQASVTSYSPEVITFAKSGGDLGNEAVNLPETISTEKNELPEREIDWDELRKTYSTGRSSGLTESNRDSVNWEAVRHADVEKIVEPIKCRGQGNVLAAKIKNCLNRLVEDHGSIDLEWLRDVPTDKVKEYLLSIVGLGPKSVDCIRLLTLRHHSFPVDINVARIAVRLGWVPLQPLPDEIQMHLLEKYPLESDIQKYLWPRLCKLDLLTLYELHYHMITFGKVFCTKRNPNCDACPLRAECRHFASAFASSRLRLPGPQPKGVVASKQPVRVDDVPNMCVPLPNLFPSSESFLESSFQTQDSEPIIEMPESPEDRPLEIIMPESPEHRPLESLERDIEDFPSKVEHEQEIPTIQLNTKEFRENVLNLINKYKTKELQENLLNVVDEISKLHRDEEVSRALVLLNPESASHPARKLKSNSRLRTEHLVYELPDDHPLLSGFEKRQPDDPCPYLLSISLTEQVMEKQKKVENFSSSKELVLYDAEICSGSASNSQNNQIVHGSILIPCRTANRGSFPLNGTYFQVNEVFADHESSKYPIPVARESIWNLRRRVLYCGTSVHAIFRGLTTEEIQYCFWRGFMCVRGYDRKQRAPRPLPDRFHLGYKSKI; via the exons ATG GAGATGGAACTGGGCAATGCAGATAAGGAAGAGCTGGAGAAAGTTGCTTTTTTTACTCCAGTAACACCTTACAAGAGCGAGTTACCAAGAGCAGAATTTAGCTCTATCAATATTGCTGGCTTCAACAAATTTGTGTCAGCAAGTAGTTCAT GTAACAGCCAAAAAAAGGATGAAGAGGTTTCTGCTGTGATCGGAGGGAGGAGCAAATTTCTATGTCAAAATTTGGATTCTGATTTTAAATCTGTGTCAATGGCTCCTTCAACTCCTATGAAGAAGGGTAACCCATTGGAGACACAAAGTGGTACCTTGGACTTGAATGAGAGACCACTGAAgaaaccaaaaaggaaaaaacacaAACCAAAAATCTATGATGAAAGTAAGCCCAAAAAGACTCCAAAGCCTAAGATAAAGACTTCAACTCCAAAATCAGGTAAATCTAAGGCAAGTGCCAGGACAaagaagaaactagaaaaggACTGCGATAAGGTTTCAGACGATTTATCAGGATATGCTTACATGCAAACACCTATTAGTAAGATTCCAGAAACTATTGCCGAATCTGTAGTCCTACAGGTTTCAACTCCTCAGCCAGAAATTTTGGAGCTTGCTATCCCAGCAACAAGTTCACCAGAACTTGAGCACGACATTCTTACGGATCTTGGTCATAGTTTGAAGTCATGCAGACGAGCTCTAAATTTTAACTTGGAAAATGAGAATGATGTTATTTCCGTGGGAGCAGAAGAAGTGGCTAGATGTCATGTAACACATAGTAACAACAGCAAGTTCTTGACAAATCCATTAGACGGTGTTAATGAGCTGCCAGTTGATACAAATAGCTCCATTGATTTGGAAGATAATTTAGAGGCTGAGTCAACTTCCCAAACCAAACAAG GAAATGATCCTAATATCTACCAGGATGGCGATAGAGCCTGTCAGTATCATTTTCTGAAAGTTTATACAAGGAGGAACAAATTTAAAACAGATTTGATGCCCTTGGCAGGAAATGAAGCTGATGTCTACCAGAACAAAACTAGTTGTCAGGATCACTTTCTGAAAGTTTTTAAAAGGAGGACAAGAGGAAACATTGGATCCGCGTCTTTGGCAGGAAATGAAGCTATTTCCCAGAATGACCATAAAGAAGCCCAAGACAAAG ATAAAGGCTGGAATGcattgaatactaatacaaagTATAAAGTGACTTCCGGTGCAAGGAGGACGTGTAGAGGAAGAGGTAGAAAGAGAGTTGCAAAGAAGCATGTTCCAATTGCCAAGAGTTCTTTTACAATTTCCAAGAGAGTTACCAGGAGAAATTCTGAAATTGCCCATGGTGATACATGTTTTTCAACTATGAACTCGAGGCAGACAGTAAAATTAAAATCACATTTTGTCAGAAAGGTTCTACCTACCGAAAATCAGATTAATGCTGCAATGGCTGATCCAGAGTCTTTTGAGTGTGTGTTTAGCTTGTCCCCTATAGTGAATTCTCGGAGAAAGAGATCTATCCATCCTAAGAGGACCAAGTCTGCTTGCAGGGAAGAAGATACAGAATTAGAACCTTTAAGTCTTGCCTTGACTTTGTCTCCACTAGTCATGTGCAAAAGAAAAAGATCTAAGAATTGCAAAAGATCGACTGCTATTTTAGACTCCATCTGCCCTGAGTCAGAAATAAGTGCAATCAGTGGGATTGAGTCTTTTACGGATAAGCGGCCTCAAATAAGTGCTTGCAATGAAATTCAGGAATGTTGGCAACATGAAAATTGGTGGCAtcaaacagataaatcatcttgCAACGATATTCAAGAGTGCCCACAACATGAAGATCTGTGGCCTAGATCAGATAAATCAGCTTGCATTGATGTTCAAAACTGGCAACAACATGAAGATCTGTGGCCTTGGATAGATAAATCAGCTTGTAATGAACTTCAAGAACGGTCACAACTTGATGATCTGTGGCCTAAAACAGAGT GTTCAATTGACTCGAAATCCTTGGATAAACTTATTCAGAggtttgaaaaattaaaagtttgTGATAAGAGAGCCTGTAAAGGGAGAACAACAACCAATCAGAAAAGAACCAGTAACAATACTGGCCAGCTTGTCTTGCGGAATCCTTTTGGTCCAATAATTGCTCACAAGGGAAAGGACAAACCCAGAAAAAAACTGCCCAAGGTTGACATTGATATGGAGTCAATGCGAGTGTTTAATCTACTCATAGAAAACGGAGGTGAAATTGATGAAGACCTGGATAAAGAGAAGGAGATGTGGTGGGAGgagcaaagaaaaatatttgaaggaAGGGCGGCCTCATTCATTGCCCGCATGCGTCTTGTCTTAG GTGATAGGCGTTTTTCCCCATGGAAAGGGTCAGTGGTAGACTCTGTGATTGGTGTTTACCTAACACAAAATGTATCAGATAACCTTTCAAG CAACGCTTTCATGCTTCTTGCATCAGCATTCCCACTTCAAAATAAGCAAGAAGTGACTACACAACAAGGACAAGCTGTAGCGATTACAGAGGGAATGCCAAATTCATTTGATAGAGAAGTGTCTGCTGATGAGAAAGATCTTGGATTCTCTGGTTCTTGTTTTAGTTCAATGTCCAAATGTATATCAAGCACagatgaaacatcttctttagaTGATAGAAATACGCCGGAATGTTTGACTACACCTTATAGCCACTTATCTCACACGGGGGACTGCATGAATGAGAGGTTGCATGGAACTCGAAAGGAAGAAAATCTTGGAGATGAGAGTACAAGTGGTAGTCAGGCTTCAGTCACCTCTTACAGCCCAGAAGTGATAACCTTTGCTAAGAGTGGCGGCGATTTAGGAAATGAAGCAGTCAATTTGCCCGAGACAATATCGACAGAGAAAAATGAATTACCAGAAAGAGAAATTGATTGGGATGAATTGAGGAAAACCTATTCTACTGGAAGATCTAGCGGTCTTACTGAAAGTAATAGAGATTCTGTTAATTGGGAAGCCGTTAGACATGCAGATGTTGAAAAGATTGTTGAGCCGATAAAATGTCGAGGACAGGGTAATGTTCTTGCTGCAAAGATTAAG AATTGTCTTAATCGATTGGTTGAAGATCATGGAAGCATTGATCTTGAGTGGTTAAGAGATGTTCCAACAGACAAAGTGAA AGAATACCTGTTGAGTATCGTTGGGCTTGGGCCGAAGAGCGTGGATTGCATTCGACTTTTGACACTTCGGCATCATTCCTTTCCT gTTGACATAAATGTTGCTCGGATAGCAGTACGTCTAGGATGGGTCCCTTTGCAACCATTACCTGATGAGATCCAGATGCATCTTTTGGAGAA aTACCCGCTGGAGAGTGACATACAAAAGTACCTTTGGCCACGTCTATGCAAACTTGATCTGCTAACACT ATATGAATTGCATTATCACATGATCACATTTGGAAAG GTTTTCTGTACAAAGAGAAATCCAAACTGTGATGCCTGCCCATTGAGAGCCGAATGCAGGCACTTTGCTAGTGCATTTGCCAG TTCTAGGCTTCGCCTCCCAGGACCACAGCCGAAAGGAGTGGTCGCCTCTAAGCAGCCTGTTCGAGTTGATGATGTCCCAAACATGTGTGTGCCGTTACCAAATTTGTTCCCTTCTAGCGAAAGCTTCTTGGAGTCCAGCTTCCAGACTCAAGATTCTGAGCCTATCATAGAAATGCCAGAATCTCCAGAGGACAGACCTCTAGAAATAATAATGCCAGAATCTCCAGAGCACAGACCTCTAGAATCACTGGAACGAGACATTGAAGACTTTCCTTCTAAGGTGGAGCATGAGCAGGAGATACCTACCATCCAACTCAACACTAAAGAGTTCAGAGAAAATGTGTTGAACCTTATCAACAAGTACAAAACTAAAGAGCTTCAAGAAAATTTGTTGAATGTTGTTGATGAGATCAGTAAATTGCATAGAGATGAAGAAGTGTCCAGAGCCTTGGTTCTCTTGAATCCAGAATCTGCTTCACATCCTGCTCGTAAACTGAAAAGTAATAGTCGACTAAGGACTGAGCACTTAGT GTATGAGCTTCCAGATGATCATCCTCTTTTGAGTGGG TTTGAGAAACGGCAGCCTGATGATCCCTGCCCTTACCTTCTTTCCATCAGCCTAACAG AGCAAGTTATGGAAAAGCagaaaaaagttgaaaacttTTCCAGCTCCAAGGAATTAGTACTTTATGATGCAGAGATATGCTCGGGCAGTGCAAGTAACTCCCAAAATAATCAAATAGTTCATGGATCTATTTTG ATACCATGTCGAACGGCAAACAGGGGAAGTTTTCCTCTAAATGGAACATACTTTCAAGTTAATGAG GTGTTTGCTGATCATGAGTCGAGCAAATACCCAATCCCTGTTGCGAGAGAGTCAATATGGAATTTGAGACGAAGAGTTTTATATTGTGGAACTTCAGTTCATGCCATTTTTAGAG GTTTGACAACAGAGGAAATTCAGTATTGCTTTTGGAGAG GATTTATGTGTGTAAGAGGATATGACAGAAAGCAGAGGGCACCCAGACCCCTCCCTGATCGATTCCATTTAGgatataaaagtaaaatatag
- the LOC107861656 gene encoding DNA glycosylase/AP lyase ROS1 isoform X3, with protein sequence MEMELGNADKEELEKVAFFTPVTPYKSELPRAEFSSINIAGFNKFVSASSSCNSQKKDEEVSAVIGGRSKFLCQNLDSDFKSVSMAPSTPMKKGNPLETQSGTLDLNERPLKKPKRKKHKPKIYDESKPKKTPKPKIKTSTPKSGKSKASARTKKKLEKDCDKVSDDLSGYAYMQTPISKIPETIAESVVLQVSTPQPEILELAIPATSSPELEHDILTDLGHSLKSCRRALNFNLENENDVISVGAEEVARCHVTHSNNSKFLTNPLDGVNELPVDTNSSIDLEDNLEAESTSQTKQGNEADVYQNKTSCQDHFLKVFKRRTRGNIGSASLAGNEAISQNDHKEAQDKDKGWNALNTNTKYKVTSGARRTCRGRGRKRVAKKHVPIAKSSFTISKRVTRRNSEIAHGDTCFSTMNSRQTVKLKSHFVRKVLPTENQINAAMADPESFECVFSLSPIVNSRRKRSIHPKRTKSACREEDTELEPLSLALTLSPLVMCKRKRSKNCKRSTAILDSICPESEISAISGIESFTDKRPQISACNEIQECWQHENWWHQTDKSSCNDIQECPQHEDLWPRSDKSACIDVQNWQQHEDLWPWIDKSACNELQERSQLDDLWPKTECSIDSKSLDKLIQRFEKLKVCDKRACKGRTTTNQKRTSNNTGQLVLRNPFGPIIAHKGKDKPRKKLPKVDIDMESMRVFNLLIENGGEIDEDLDKEKEMWWEEQRKIFEGRAASFIARMRLVLGDRRFSPWKGSVVDSVIGVYLTQNVSDNLSSNAFMLLASAFPLQNKQEVTTQQGQAVAITEGMPNSFDREVSADEKDLGFSGSCFSSMSKCISSTDETSSLDDRNTPECLTTPYSHLSHTGDCMNERLHGTRKEENLGDESTSGSQASVTSYSPEVITFAKSGGDLGNEAVNLPETISTEKNELPEREIDWDELRKTYSTGRSSGLTESNRDSVNWEAVRHADVEKIVEPIKCRGQGNVLAAKIKNCLNRLVEDHGSIDLEWLRDVPTDKVKEYLLSIVGLGPKSVDCIRLLTLRHHSFPVDINVARIAVRLGWVPLQPLPDEIQMHLLEKYPLESDIQKYLWPRLCKLDLLTLYELHYHMITFGKVFCTKRNPNCDACPLRAECRHFASAFASSRLRLPGPQPKGVVASKQPVRVDDVPNMCVPLPNLFPSSESFLESSFQTQDSEPIIEMPESPEDRPLEIIMPESPEHRPLESLERDIEDFPSKVEHEQEIPTIQLNTKEFRENVLNLINKYKTKELQENLLNVVDEISKLHRDEEVSRALVLLNPESASHPARKLKSNSRLRTEHLVYELPDDHPLLSGFEKRQPDDPCPYLLSISLTEQVMEKQKKVENFSSSKELVLYDAEICSGSASNSQNNQIVHGSILIPCRTANRGSFPLNGTYFQVNEVFADHESSKYPIPVARESIWNLRRRVLYCGTSVHAIFRGLTTEEIQYCFWRGFMCVRGYDRKQRAPRPLPDRFHLGYKSKI encoded by the exons ATG GAGATGGAACTGGGCAATGCAGATAAGGAAGAGCTGGAGAAAGTTGCTTTTTTTACTCCAGTAACACCTTACAAGAGCGAGTTACCAAGAGCAGAATTTAGCTCTATCAATATTGCTGGCTTCAACAAATTTGTGTCAGCAAGTAGTTCAT GTAACAGCCAAAAAAAGGATGAAGAGGTTTCTGCTGTGATCGGAGGGAGGAGCAAATTTCTATGTCAAAATTTGGATTCTGATTTTAAATCTGTGTCAATGGCTCCTTCAACTCCTATGAAGAAGGGTAACCCATTGGAGACACAAAGTGGTACCTTGGACTTGAATGAGAGACCACTGAAgaaaccaaaaaggaaaaaacacaAACCAAAAATCTATGATGAAAGTAAGCCCAAAAAGACTCCAAAGCCTAAGATAAAGACTTCAACTCCAAAATCAGGTAAATCTAAGGCAAGTGCCAGGACAaagaagaaactagaaaaggACTGCGATAAGGTTTCAGACGATTTATCAGGATATGCTTACATGCAAACACCTATTAGTAAGATTCCAGAAACTATTGCCGAATCTGTAGTCCTACAGGTTTCAACTCCTCAGCCAGAAATTTTGGAGCTTGCTATCCCAGCAACAAGTTCACCAGAACTTGAGCACGACATTCTTACGGATCTTGGTCATAGTTTGAAGTCATGCAGACGAGCTCTAAATTTTAACTTGGAAAATGAGAATGATGTTATTTCCGTGGGAGCAGAAGAAGTGGCTAGATGTCATGTAACACATAGTAACAACAGCAAGTTCTTGACAAATCCATTAGACGGTGTTAATGAGCTGCCAGTTGATACAAATAGCTCCATTGATTTGGAAGATAATTTAGAGGCTGAGTCAACTTCCCAAACCAAACAAG GAAATGAAGCTGATGTCTACCAGAACAAAACTAGTTGTCAGGATCACTTTCTGAAAGTTTTTAAAAGGAGGACAAGAGGAAACATTGGATCCGCGTCTTTGGCAGGAAATGAAGCTATTTCCCAGAATGACCATAAAGAAGCCCAAGACAAAG ATAAAGGCTGGAATGcattgaatactaatacaaagTATAAAGTGACTTCCGGTGCAAGGAGGACGTGTAGAGGAAGAGGTAGAAAGAGAGTTGCAAAGAAGCATGTTCCAATTGCCAAGAGTTCTTTTACAATTTCCAAGAGAGTTACCAGGAGAAATTCTGAAATTGCCCATGGTGATACATGTTTTTCAACTATGAACTCGAGGCAGACAGTAAAATTAAAATCACATTTTGTCAGAAAGGTTCTACCTACCGAAAATCAGATTAATGCTGCAATGGCTGATCCAGAGTCTTTTGAGTGTGTGTTTAGCTTGTCCCCTATAGTGAATTCTCGGAGAAAGAGATCTATCCATCCTAAGAGGACCAAGTCTGCTTGCAGGGAAGAAGATACAGAATTAGAACCTTTAAGTCTTGCCTTGACTTTGTCTCCACTAGTCATGTGCAAAAGAAAAAGATCTAAGAATTGCAAAAGATCGACTGCTATTTTAGACTCCATCTGCCCTGAGTCAGAAATAAGTGCAATCAGTGGGATTGAGTCTTTTACGGATAAGCGGCCTCAAATAAGTGCTTGCAATGAAATTCAGGAATGTTGGCAACATGAAAATTGGTGGCAtcaaacagataaatcatcttgCAACGATATTCAAGAGTGCCCACAACATGAAGATCTGTGGCCTAGATCAGATAAATCAGCTTGCATTGATGTTCAAAACTGGCAACAACATGAAGATCTGTGGCCTTGGATAGATAAATCAGCTTGTAATGAACTTCAAGAACGGTCACAACTTGATGATCTGTGGCCTAAAACAGAGT GTTCAATTGACTCGAAATCCTTGGATAAACTTATTCAGAggtttgaaaaattaaaagtttgTGATAAGAGAGCCTGTAAAGGGAGAACAACAACCAATCAGAAAAGAACCAGTAACAATACTGGCCAGCTTGTCTTGCGGAATCCTTTTGGTCCAATAATTGCTCACAAGGGAAAGGACAAACCCAGAAAAAAACTGCCCAAGGTTGACATTGATATGGAGTCAATGCGAGTGTTTAATCTACTCATAGAAAACGGAGGTGAAATTGATGAAGACCTGGATAAAGAGAAGGAGATGTGGTGGGAGgagcaaagaaaaatatttgaaggaAGGGCGGCCTCATTCATTGCCCGCATGCGTCTTGTCTTAG GTGATAGGCGTTTTTCCCCATGGAAAGGGTCAGTGGTAGACTCTGTGATTGGTGTTTACCTAACACAAAATGTATCAGATAACCTTTCAAG CAACGCTTTCATGCTTCTTGCATCAGCATTCCCACTTCAAAATAAGCAAGAAGTGACTACACAACAAGGACAAGCTGTAGCGATTACAGAGGGAATGCCAAATTCATTTGATAGAGAAGTGTCTGCTGATGAGAAAGATCTTGGATTCTCTGGTTCTTGTTTTAGTTCAATGTCCAAATGTATATCAAGCACagatgaaacatcttctttagaTGATAGAAATACGCCGGAATGTTTGACTACACCTTATAGCCACTTATCTCACACGGGGGACTGCATGAATGAGAGGTTGCATGGAACTCGAAAGGAAGAAAATCTTGGAGATGAGAGTACAAGTGGTAGTCAGGCTTCAGTCACCTCTTACAGCCCAGAAGTGATAACCTTTGCTAAGAGTGGCGGCGATTTAGGAAATGAAGCAGTCAATTTGCCCGAGACAATATCGACAGAGAAAAATGAATTACCAGAAAGAGAAATTGATTGGGATGAATTGAGGAAAACCTATTCTACTGGAAGATCTAGCGGTCTTACTGAAAGTAATAGAGATTCTGTTAATTGGGAAGCCGTTAGACATGCAGATGTTGAAAAGATTGTTGAGCCGATAAAATGTCGAGGACAGGGTAATGTTCTTGCTGCAAAGATTAAG AATTGTCTTAATCGATTGGTTGAAGATCATGGAAGCATTGATCTTGAGTGGTTAAGAGATGTTCCAACAGACAAAGTGAA AGAATACCTGTTGAGTATCGTTGGGCTTGGGCCGAAGAGCGTGGATTGCATTCGACTTTTGACACTTCGGCATCATTCCTTTCCT gTTGACATAAATGTTGCTCGGATAGCAGTACGTCTAGGATGGGTCCCTTTGCAACCATTACCTGATGAGATCCAGATGCATCTTTTGGAGAA aTACCCGCTGGAGAGTGACATACAAAAGTACCTTTGGCCACGTCTATGCAAACTTGATCTGCTAACACT ATATGAATTGCATTATCACATGATCACATTTGGAAAG GTTTTCTGTACAAAGAGAAATCCAAACTGTGATGCCTGCCCATTGAGAGCCGAATGCAGGCACTTTGCTAGTGCATTTGCCAG TTCTAGGCTTCGCCTCCCAGGACCACAGCCGAAAGGAGTGGTCGCCTCTAAGCAGCCTGTTCGAGTTGATGATGTCCCAAACATGTGTGTGCCGTTACCAAATTTGTTCCCTTCTAGCGAAAGCTTCTTGGAGTCCAGCTTCCAGACTCAAGATTCTGAGCCTATCATAGAAATGCCAGAATCTCCAGAGGACAGACCTCTAGAAATAATAATGCCAGAATCTCCAGAGCACAGACCTCTAGAATCACTGGAACGAGACATTGAAGACTTTCCTTCTAAGGTGGAGCATGAGCAGGAGATACCTACCATCCAACTCAACACTAAAGAGTTCAGAGAAAATGTGTTGAACCTTATCAACAAGTACAAAACTAAAGAGCTTCAAGAAAATTTGTTGAATGTTGTTGATGAGATCAGTAAATTGCATAGAGATGAAGAAGTGTCCAGAGCCTTGGTTCTCTTGAATCCAGAATCTGCTTCACATCCTGCTCGTAAACTGAAAAGTAATAGTCGACTAAGGACTGAGCACTTAGT GTATGAGCTTCCAGATGATCATCCTCTTTTGAGTGGG TTTGAGAAACGGCAGCCTGATGATCCCTGCCCTTACCTTCTTTCCATCAGCCTAACAG AGCAAGTTATGGAAAAGCagaaaaaagttgaaaacttTTCCAGCTCCAAGGAATTAGTACTTTATGATGCAGAGATATGCTCGGGCAGTGCAAGTAACTCCCAAAATAATCAAATAGTTCATGGATCTATTTTG ATACCATGTCGAACGGCAAACAGGGGAAGTTTTCCTCTAAATGGAACATACTTTCAAGTTAATGAG GTGTTTGCTGATCATGAGTCGAGCAAATACCCAATCCCTGTTGCGAGAGAGTCAATATGGAATTTGAGACGAAGAGTTTTATATTGTGGAACTTCAGTTCATGCCATTTTTAGAG GTTTGACAACAGAGGAAATTCAGTATTGCTTTTGGAGAG GATTTATGTGTGTAAGAGGATATGACAGAAAGCAGAGGGCACCCAGACCCCTCCCTGATCGATTCCATTTAGgatataaaagtaaaatatag